A genome region from Geobacter pickeringii includes the following:
- a CDS encoding membrane protein: MFEMSRITIIGIFRDRVFQGIIGLAILFLFIPSAASFSMRQVTELAITLSLSLISAILLLLAVFLGATSIWKEIERRYSYSVLSLPLSRPSFLLGRFLGIALFMALTALVLGVAACLSIMFASIMYPPTRPIAWHIIVVSIGFDALKYILLVAIAMTLSTVSTSFFLPIFGSISAFLTGTISQQVYDFIRSSVAENTFSPFMKKCVMILYYILPNLAGFDLKVNAIYALPLNGNGVLLTVAYFVVYLAIVLSLSMLFFERREI, translated from the coding sequence ATGTTTGAAATGAGCCGCATAACTATAATTGGTATATTTCGAGACAGGGTATTTCAAGGAATTATAGGGTTGGCAATACTCTTCTTGTTCATTCCTTCGGCAGCATCCTTTTCCATGCGTCAGGTGACAGAGCTAGCCATCACCCTTTCCTTGTCGCTGATATCCGCTATATTACTGCTACTGGCGGTTTTCTTGGGGGCTACTTCGATCTGGAAGGAAATCGAGAGGCGTTATTCCTATAGTGTCCTGAGTTTGCCCTTGAGCCGCCCATCGTTTTTGCTCGGACGTTTTTTGGGCATTGCTCTGTTTATGGCGCTAACTGCGCTTGTGTTGGGAGTTGCCGCCTGTCTATCAATCATGTTCGCGTCAATCATGTATCCGCCCACTCGACCGATTGCTTGGCACATAATAGTGGTCAGCATCGGATTTGATGCCTTGAAGTATATTTTGCTTGTGGCGATTGCTATGACCCTGTCTACGGTGAGCACCTCTTTCTTTCTCCCGATTTTCGGCTCTATAAGTGCATTTTTAACTGGGACCATATCACAACAGGTTTATGATTTCATCAGGTCCTCAGTCGCCGAAAATACTTTTTCACCCTTTATGAAAAAATGTGTGATGATCTTGTACTATATTTTGCCGAATTTGGCAGGCTTCGATCTTAAGGTAAATGCAATTTATGCTTTGCCATTAAATGGCAACGGCGTGTTACTGACAGTGGCATATTTCGTGGTATATCTTGCTATAGTACTGTCATTGTCAATGTTGTTCTTTGAGCGGAGGGAAATTTAA
- a CDS encoding tetratricopeptide repeat protein, whose amino-acid sequence MEATMMNDLKASLTRVHIQILLISGIILLLYYPTLFSEISLLDDQEMITSLFNSSVFNIQDIFFPRAHHGGYYRPLIGLSFQFDKIAWDLAPTTMHLENVLLHLCIALSMLWLGRILFRQRPHGGVVAFCSTLLFSVHPLATESINWISGRTDLLAGAILLPGVCLFIVSRKHMHWFGMVAALTIMMFSWLAKETTVAFILALPLLIAGLESGHLVPYTEHQHEKFQAGFLLCGVLAVLFEFATYNGLVAVLIIVIAGGFYFLKFSTMADNFRKASMLLLLSLLVIMFIWGSRKLAFVSSFPQIGQTFHKILLDPNRTVHLFLGAIAFYFKKFILPVPLNLAISDIDPVYGIIGIAVMVACTFLLIRKSLLSGLGLSGMALLLPVLPLALGTIAWTPYAERYVYLAMPFWLLAFGCVVLEKKIALAPTVLILFSILLLVSSLITFQRNLIWQTNVSILADTVAKSPQNLNVHGLYMSALFSKGYYDEAIDQYFTAQKMYKIIVNYDDRMDLLYADILNIQGKQDKAEHIYRDILIKSKGKSIGALQGMIGYYSYLMNKDNKQKTVYLKAMKGYAVKLTELTTNPEDLYQLGKIYHRLGEYSSAEAVFNTALMHHDLDASSNIAIHKIISHYRSRSCLK is encoded by the coding sequence ATGGAAGCCACTATGATGAATGATCTGAAAGCCTCTTTGACGAGAGTTCACATACAGATATTGCTCATTTCTGGGATTATTCTTCTGCTCTATTATCCAACCCTCTTCTCAGAAATATCCCTCCTTGACGATCAGGAGATGATCACCTCTCTTTTCAACTCCAGCGTATTTAATATACAGGATATTTTCTTTCCCCGGGCTCATCATGGAGGTTACTACCGCCCCTTGATCGGCCTAAGTTTTCAATTTGACAAGATCGCATGGGATTTGGCACCAACAACCATGCATCTTGAAAATGTTCTGCTCCATCTTTGTATTGCCTTGTCAATGCTCTGGTTAGGAAGGATATTGTTTCGGCAAAGGCCGCATGGCGGGGTGGTTGCCTTTTGCTCGACATTGCTGTTTTCGGTTCATCCATTGGCCACTGAGTCGATCAACTGGATATCCGGACGAACTGATCTGCTGGCTGGAGCAATTTTGTTGCCGGGCGTTTGCCTGTTTATTGTCTCCCGCAAGCATATGCATTGGTTCGGCATGGTTGCCGCCTTGACAATTATGATGTTCAGTTGGTTGGCCAAGGAGACAACTGTCGCATTTATTTTGGCCTTACCACTACTGATAGCTGGGTTGGAAAGTGGCCATCTCGTTCCGTATACTGAACATCAGCACGAAAAATTTCAGGCGGGCTTTTTGCTCTGTGGTGTCCTTGCAGTCCTGTTTGAATTTGCCACTTACAATGGCTTGGTTGCCGTACTGATCATTGTAATTGCGGGAGGATTCTACTTTTTGAAGTTCTCCACGATGGCCGATAATTTTAGAAAAGCTTCTATGCTGCTGCTGTTGTCATTACTAGTGATAATGTTTATCTGGGGATCGCGGAAACTTGCATTTGTGTCGAGTTTTCCCCAAATAGGTCAGACCTTTCATAAGATATTGTTGGATCCCAACCGTACCGTACATCTGTTCCTTGGCGCCATTGCCTTTTATTTCAAGAAATTTATTCTCCCGGTGCCCCTGAATCTGGCAATAAGTGATATTGACCCTGTTTATGGTATCATAGGCATCGCTGTGATGGTGGCGTGCACATTTCTGTTAATACGCAAGAGCTTGTTATCTGGATTAGGTCTGTCAGGCATGGCGCTCTTGTTGCCGGTGCTGCCTCTGGCACTCGGAACCATCGCTTGGACACCTTATGCCGAACGATACGTTTATCTCGCCATGCCATTCTGGTTGCTGGCATTCGGGTGCGTTGTGCTTGAGAAAAAGATTGCTTTAGCCCCAACAGTTTTAATCCTTTTCAGCATACTGTTGCTGGTAAGCTCTTTAATCACCTTCCAGCGTAATCTGATCTGGCAAACTAACGTATCTATCCTTGCCGATACAGTGGCAAAATCACCTCAAAACCTCAATGTTCACGGGCTGTATATGAGTGCATTATTCAGTAAAGGATATTACGATGAAGCAATAGATCAATATTTTACTGCACAAAAAATGTATAAAATAATTGTGAATTACGACGATCGCATGGATCTTCTCTATGCCGATATACTTAATATTCAAGGCAAGCAAGATAAGGCGGAGCATATCTACCGTGATATTTTAATAAAATCGAAGGGTAAGAGTATCGGAGCACTACAGGGCATGATCGGTTATTACAGTTATCTGATGAACAAAGACAACAAACAAAAAACCGTCTATTTAAAGGCGATGAAAGGCTATGCCGTAAAACTGACAGAGCTAACCACTAACCCGGAAGATCTTTATCAATTAGGTAAAATATATCACAGACTGGGCGAATATAGTTCAGCTGAGGCAGTTTTCAATACTGCTCTCATGCATCACGATCTTGATGCCTCCTCAAATATTGCAATACATAAAATTATTTCTCATTACAGGAGCAGATCATGTTTGAAATGA
- a CDS encoding type IV pilin protein, with product MLQKLRSKKGFTLIELLIVVAIIGILAAIAIPQFTAYRAKSYNSAAQSDLRNFKTAMEAAYTDTQSYPNI from the coding sequence ATGTTACAGAAACTGAGAAGTAAAAAAGGCTTTACCCTCATCGAGTTGCTGATCGTCGTAGCTATCATCGGTATCCTGGCGGCCATTGCGATTCCGCAGTTCACTGCATACCGCGCCAAGAGTTACAACAGCGCCGCCCAAAGTGACTTGCGCAACTTCAAGACTGCTATGGAAGCTGCCTATACAGACACTCAGTCCTATCCGAATATTTAA
- a CDS encoding sigma-54-dependent transcriptional regulator codes for MEIRVLVVDDELSMREFLAILLEREGYAVDQAESAETALEFLEANSYDLVISDVQMPGLDGIQLLGKIKDATPETAVLMMTAFSTAEQAVEAMKLGAYDYIAKPFKVEEVKILVRNALEKRDLKRENQRLRQEVQERYSFSGLLGKSKKMRELYELIEKVAPSMANVLVLGESGTGKELVARAIHYNSSRKDKPFVAVNCGAIPETLMESELFGHKKGAFTGAINDRAGLFEQAGGGTLFLDEIGEVPLQLQAKLLRVLQEKEFRRVGGIADQKADVRIVAASNRNLEEQVREGSFREDLFYRLNVVQIQMPPLRDRNEDIPQLVEHFFRKHVPAASGVEIITPGALKLLMSYNFPGNVRELENLVERCAVLGNREIDVESLPTQIKGAQSQLSSTSCDEIVIPPEGMNLEGYLDEIEKKILLQALERCGGVKKKAAELLGLTFRSFRYRLAKFGMDEE; via the coding sequence GTGGAAATAAGGGTTTTGGTAGTCGATGATGAGTTGAGCATGCGTGAATTTCTCGCCATCCTCCTTGAGCGGGAAGGATACGCGGTGGATCAGGCTGAAAGTGCGGAGACGGCCCTCGAATTTCTGGAGGCAAATTCTTATGATCTCGTGATCTCCGACGTGCAGATGCCAGGGCTCGATGGCATCCAGTTGCTCGGAAAGATCAAGGATGCCACTCCTGAGACCGCCGTGTTGATGATGACCGCTTTTTCGACCGCGGAACAGGCCGTCGAGGCGATGAAGCTCGGCGCCTATGATTACATTGCCAAGCCGTTCAAGGTGGAAGAGGTAAAGATCCTTGTCCGGAACGCCCTGGAGAAACGTGATCTCAAGCGGGAGAACCAGCGGCTCCGTCAGGAGGTGCAGGAACGGTACAGTTTCAGCGGCCTCCTCGGCAAGAGCAAGAAGATGCGTGAGCTCTACGAGCTCATCGAGAAGGTGGCGCCCAGCATGGCCAACGTCCTCGTTCTCGGTGAAAGCGGTACCGGCAAGGAACTGGTTGCGCGGGCCATCCACTATAATAGTTCGCGCAAGGACAAACCATTTGTGGCGGTGAACTGCGGGGCAATTCCTGAAACGCTCATGGAGAGCGAACTGTTCGGCCACAAGAAAGGCGCCTTCACCGGGGCAATCAATGATCGCGCCGGACTCTTCGAGCAGGCTGGGGGAGGGACCCTCTTTCTCGACGAGATCGGCGAGGTGCCGCTCCAGCTTCAGGCCAAACTCCTGCGTGTTCTGCAGGAAAAGGAATTCCGGAGGGTTGGGGGAATCGCGGACCAGAAGGCCGATGTGCGGATCGTCGCTGCCTCGAACCGCAATCTTGAAGAGCAGGTCCGCGAAGGATCGTTTCGCGAGGACTTGTTTTACCGGTTGAATGTGGTGCAAATCCAGATGCCGCCGCTTCGGGATCGAAACGAAGACATCCCTCAACTCGTGGAGCATTTTTTCCGGAAGCACGTCCCGGCTGCATCGGGCGTGGAGATTATCACCCCTGGGGCCCTTAAGCTGCTCATGTCCTACAACTTCCCCGGCAACGTCCGCGAACTCGAAAATCTTGTGGAGCGGTGCGCAGTCCTGGGCAACCGCGAGATCGACGTGGAATCTCTTCCTACTCAGATCAAAGGGGCTCAGTCACAACTCTCGTCAACGTCGTGCGACGAAATTGTGATTCCTCCAGAGGGAATGAACCTGGAGGGTTATTTGGACGAGATCGAGAAGAAGATCCTCTTGCAGGCCCTCGAGCGCTGTGGAGGAGTGAAGAAAAAGGCTGCGGAGCTGCTGGGGCTGACCTTCAGGTCGTTTCGTTATCGCCTGGCCAAATTTGGGATGGATGAAGAATAG
- a CDS encoding two-component system sensor histidine kinase NtrB — translation MAQTRRLLWFICARVAVVTLFLASTLVLKIKGNGTLGEEALDGITKLIIATYGVSILSLLFVRIVRSYNQSLTYIQIIWDILFVTVLIIFTGGIGSPFSFLYLLAITNASILIARREALYTASLCVILYGAIIDLQYYGRLVAIGLSPVAALQYGTTYIFYTLFINILAFYLTALLTGYLAERAVRSESELKQRAIDYEELERLNSAIVSNLNSGLVTITRDGKIRVFNRYAEVMTGVTQEDAYDRTLFDLLPGFRHYASTIHEVKRGEFEYKANDGRMLVIGFSSAPLAGSSSTEAGVLINFQDLTKLKRMEESLKRADRLAAIGELAARIAHEIRNPLASISGSVQLIAAGEGVQENDQRLFGIVLREADRLNHLIEDFLAYARPTRPAPSSINLCSMVDEIRSLLRTDKRFVRTGIENSVDPHLMLTVDPDLFRQVLWNLLVNAADAMPQGGTVSVSGQSEDEVRPSGERRQTSRIAIRDTGCGMSDELISHVFEPFYTTKTGGTGLGLATVYRIVEAHGGRIAVRSEQGRGTEFTIYLPARR, via the coding sequence ATGGCCCAAACGAGGCGTCTTCTGTGGTTCATTTGTGCCCGGGTGGCTGTTGTTACGCTTTTTCTGGCATCCACGCTGGTTCTGAAGATAAAGGGAAACGGTACCCTTGGTGAAGAAGCCCTTGACGGCATCACCAAACTCATAATTGCCACCTACGGCGTTTCCATCCTCTCTCTGCTGTTTGTGAGGATAGTCAGAAGTTACAATCAATCCCTGACCTACATTCAGATTATCTGGGACATCCTCTTTGTCACGGTTCTGATCATCTTTACCGGTGGTATTGGTAGTCCGTTTTCTTTCCTCTATCTGCTCGCCATCACGAATGCGAGCATTCTCATCGCGCGTCGCGAGGCCCTTTATACTGCCTCACTCTGTGTTATCCTCTATGGTGCGATCATCGACCTCCAGTACTACGGGAGACTTGTCGCCATCGGGTTGAGTCCCGTTGCCGCACTTCAGTATGGCACAACCTACATCTTCTACACCCTGTTCATCAACATCCTCGCCTTTTACCTGACCGCCCTCCTCACCGGGTATCTTGCCGAACGGGCAGTGCGCAGCGAGTCCGAGCTGAAGCAGAGGGCCATAGATTATGAGGAGCTTGAGCGTCTCAATAGTGCCATCGTCTCGAACCTCAACAGTGGTCTGGTAACAATAACCCGTGATGGGAAAATCCGGGTGTTCAACCGCTATGCGGAGGTGATGACCGGTGTAACGCAAGAGGATGCGTACGACCGCACGCTCTTTGATCTCCTTCCCGGATTTCGTCACTACGCGTCGACCATTCATGAGGTGAAGCGCGGTGAATTCGAGTACAAGGCGAATGATGGGAGGATGCTGGTTATCGGATTCAGCAGTGCCCCTCTTGCCGGGTCTTCGTCTACAGAGGCGGGGGTACTGATTAACTTTCAGGATCTTACGAAGCTCAAGCGGATGGAGGAGAGTCTCAAACGGGCAGACCGTCTGGCGGCGATTGGTGAGCTGGCCGCGCGCATCGCCCACGAGATCCGCAATCCCCTGGCCTCGATCAGTGGCTCAGTTCAGCTCATTGCCGCGGGAGAAGGGGTTCAGGAGAATGACCAGCGTCTCTTCGGTATAGTCTTGAGGGAAGCAGATCGTTTGAACCACCTCATCGAAGATTTCCTGGCCTATGCCCGACCCACCCGCCCCGCGCCGTCATCGATCAATCTTTGCTCGATGGTCGATGAGATCAGGTCACTGCTTCGCACCGATAAACGTTTTGTGCGGACCGGGATAGAGAACAGCGTTGACCCTCACCTGATGCTTACCGTTGACCCTGACCTGTTTCGCCAGGTGCTCTGGAACCTGCTCGTGAATGCGGCCGATGCGATGCCCCAGGGTGGTACGGTGTCGGTCTCTGGTCAGAGTGAAGATGAAGTCCGGCCCAGTGGCGAGCGTCGCCAGACCTCCCGGATCGCCATCCGGGATACGGGATGCGGCATGAGTGACGAACTCATATCCCATGTGTTTGAGCCCTTTTATACCACCAAGACAGGTGGGACAGGTCTTGGCCTTGCCACCGTCTATCGCATAGTCGAGGCCCACGGAGGGAGAATAGCCGTCAGGAGTGAACAGGGGAGGGGGACGGAGTTCACCATCTATCTTCCTGCCCGACGTTGA